A stretch of DNA from Dehalobacterium formicoaceticum:
TTATTGAAGCTTGATCAGGATAGTTAAATAGGGAAAAGCCAGGGGGACGTATCCCTTGGCTTTTCGTCATTCAAAACAATCAGAAGGGTGATCAAATAAGGATCAGCTACCTGCCTGATTATAACACGGCATCCACCAGCCTTTTGGTGTATGCTTTTTGGGGATCCATGATAATCTCATCAGGGGTTCCTTCTTCGATTAATTTACCCTGGTACATCACCAGGATCCGGTCGGAGATTTCCTGTACCAAGGCAAGGTCATGGCTGATAAACAAATAAGACATGCCCGTTTCATTTCTTAAGCGCCGGATCAGGGTGATGATTTGAGCTTGGATTGTGACATCCAATGCGCTGGTGGCTTCATCGCAGATCAGCCGCTTTGGAATGATGGCAACAGCCCGGGCGATAGAAGCCCGCTGGCACTCACAGCCGCTGACCTAATTGAAAAATCGGCCGGCTAATTCCCTGGTCAGGCCGCAGATCCCCATGTATTCCTCGGTCAGATGATTTGCTTGCCGGCTTTTGAACCCCTGGTTGATCAAGCCCTCCATGTTGCTTTCTCTGAGAGATAGTCTGAGATTAAAAGACTCCAGGGAAGATTGAAACACCATCTGAATTCTTTGTCACCCCTGACACCTCTGGCCACTTTGGCGCCTTTAGCTTGACCTGGACAGTCTTTTCTTGCGGCGGGATGATATCCTCACCTTCCAATAGAATTCTTCCCGTATCCGGTTTTTCTAGACGGGCAATCAGCCTGGCCAGGGTGCTTTTGCCGCATCCGTTTTCTCCAACCAAACCCAGGCATTCTCCCTGATAGATTTGAAAGCTTGTCTCACGGACTGCCTGAACCCAACCTCTGTCAACGGGGAATGATTTGCTAATCCCCCGGGCTTCCAGTAATTTATTTTTATTTACTATATCTGTAATTTATTCCGTACTTTCCATATTTCCTATGTTTTTAATGTCATTTATACCATTCAAGCTGTTCATACTCTTCATGTCACCCAAACCGATTATCGGATTTTCAACTCCGGTCAAGGGAGTAACTGTTAAACCTGAATCTGCCCATATGGGAGAACCGCTCAATATAAGCGCGGACTATTTTCCTGGTGATAAGGCAAATATTGAATTAATGCCTACTCATCCTGAAGAACTCAAGATGGAGCGGATCAAGGTTAAAACTGTACCCTCATTTGACGGGAGTATGGATTGCTCTTTTATTTTATCCCAACCAATAGGCACAACCGCAGATGGCTCACCTGTAGAAATCTGTGCCGGAGAATGGACTTTGGTTGTCAGAACAGACAAAACGGTGATAGAACATAATTTTACCATCTTGGAATGACAAAAAATGATCTTTTTCCTGTATCAATAGTTTTGCTCTCAAAAAAAAACTCAGCAGTCAGATAATCACTGATTGCTGAGTTTTTTTAAAAACCTTAATCATTTTAACTTATGAATTATTGTTATGTAATAAATAACCTATTGGTTTTTTAAATGGATTTGATTGAATTACCGAACTATTGCAAATTAGACATTTATATAAACGAGAAGTAAACTATCATTAATCAGTTATAAAAATAAGTAACGTTGTCAAAAAAGCAACAAGGAGGATTTAAAAAATGGGGAAGCTTAATGAACACGAATTTCAAGCATACTTAAAACAAATCAGGGAATTAACAGAAGGCACCTTCGATGCAATGCAAAAAGATATTGAAGTTACTAATGTGTTTCCTGAGGAGTTCTATCAGTTGGGTATTAAAAATGACTTGTATCGTTGCTCACTTCCATCAGAATATGGTGGATGGGATCTCTCTGAAACTGAAATCCTGAAGATTCAAGAAGAATTTAGTCGCGGCCCGGGGGGAATGCGTATGCATCTGCATTACGCCATGGATTTGAACTGGCGCCCCTTGTACGACTTCGGCACCGAGGAGCTTAAAGCAGAATTAATGCCCGGTTTCCAAGACAGATCCGTCTTTAC
This window harbors:
- a CDS encoding ATP-binding cassette domain-containing protein, giving the protein MVGENGCGKSTLARLIARLEKPDTGRILLEGEDIIPPQEKTVQVKLKAPKWPEVSGVTKNSDGVSIFPGVF